The DNA region ATAAACATTCAACTATGCAAACATGAATTTTCAATGTTTTGTATTATACCTAAAATGATTTGAGAAACGGCCACTTACAATATCTGCAGACCATTTGATTGATTCCAAAGTCTTCAATTCTAAAACAGATCTATCAAATAATGAAGTTAAGAAACTAAACCAAATTATAAGAcaaaaaaatcaatttaaatttGTAGTATTAGGTTTCCATTGAAAAACCAAATTAGAACAATATGATGGATACACTTCAACGGCGGTAACTAGAAATCCATAAACACCGATCATTGCAACTACTTCAACACGATCTTTTTTCTTAACACAAAACTCCTGCATTTTATAAGATCATGAATATCAAGTTAGATTACGTTACGTACGTGATTTTTATACTAACTAGCGTGCAGATAGTCATGCAGACGGACAGACAGACGTGTCTATACCTCACCAACATTGCTTATTGCGTAGAAAACTGTCCCTACAATAACAAGAACATCACCCAAGATAATTTTTGATCCACCTGAAAATTTTGAATTTGGAATCAAATTAATTGATTGGTTGAAATTTTCTATCAAAATAAGTTGAATAAATGAATGTGACTAACCTCCATCACCACCATCCCATGTGTCAGAAAGTAAGACTAAAGAGAGACCAAGCACACACAATGTTCCACCAAATAACTGCCATAGTGAATATCTTGTGCCAAGGAAGATCCATGTGAGTAGAATCACCCAAGGCACTGTCCAACAGTCCAATAATGTTACACTTGTAATTGAACTGTATTGATATGCTTTGATAACTGCATACAAAATCATAACTCAGAATTCAACTTAAATACAAGAAATGATTCATAGATGGAACAACACTGCTTAGTACTTACCCAAGTAACACCCTTGAGCATCAGCAAAACCTAATAATAAATACCAATACCAAGAAACCTGCACAAAATATAAGGACACATGCATTGCGCAAGATCTCAAAAATTCTAATAATTTAAA from Lathyrus oleraceus cultivar Zhongwan6 chromosome 1, CAAS_Psat_ZW6_1.0, whole genome shotgun sequence includes:
- the LOC127099495 gene encoding uncharacterized protein LOC127099495, translating into MVSAVTMMSGCCLLIDYVILVCISGSVCSAESLVLEVYRYIDTVSWYWYLLLGFADAQGCYLVIKAYQYSSITSVTLLDCWTVPWVILLTWIFLGTRYSLWQLFGGTLCVLGLSLVLLSDTWDGGDGGGSKIILGDVLVIVGTVFYAISNVGEEFCVKKKDRVEVVAMIGVYGFLVTAVEVSVLELKTLESIKWSADIVLAFAGYGVSSFVFYSLAPFVLKLSGSTMFNLSLLTADMWAVVFRVFFYHQKVDWLYFLSLQSG